One window from the genome of Verrucomicrobiia bacterium encodes:
- a CDS encoding zinc metalloprotease HtpX has translation MKNQMKTMVLLVTLSAIFLSLGYMLGGRSGMEYALIMSFVMNFGAYWFSDKMVLAMHQARPIGPGHESGVYEIIQELCQKSGLPMPKVYVTPQMAPNAFATGRDPNHAAVAVTQGILQVLDARELRGVLAHEISHVRNRDILVSTIVACIATAIMYLSHMMRWFGGYALRSSRDDDDRGGVNPLALILTIVLAPLVATLIQAAVSRTREYMADESGAHVCDDPEALASALAKISDPSVLRQLGQRYELSPQLLPAVSHLYIVNHLSGDTLFSLFSTHPPVKQRIERLMAMGHSH, from the coding sequence ATGAAGAATCAGATGAAAACCATGGTCCTTTTGGTCACGCTGAGCGCGATCTTCCTGAGTTTGGGTTACATGCTGGGGGGGCGTTCCGGGATGGAATACGCCTTGATCATGTCCTTTGTGATGAATTTCGGGGCGTATTGGTTTTCCGACAAGATGGTGCTCGCCATGCACCAGGCTCGCCCCATCGGGCCCGGCCACGAATCGGGCGTGTATGAGATCATCCAGGAGCTTTGCCAGAAAAGCGGGCTTCCCATGCCGAAAGTCTACGTGACGCCGCAGATGGCGCCGAATGCCTTTGCCACGGGCCGCGACCCGAACCACGCCGCGGTTGCCGTGACGCAGGGCATCCTTCAGGTGCTTGACGCCCGCGAGCTGCGCGGCGTGCTCGCGCACGAGATCTCGCACGTGCGCAACCGCGACATCCTCGTTTCCACGATCGTGGCCTGCATCGCGACCGCCATCATGTACCTTTCGCACATGATGCGCTGGTTCGGCGGCTACGCCCTGCGTTCAAGCCGCGACGACGATGACCGCGGCGGCGTCAACCCGCTGGCTTTGATTCTCACGATCGTTCTCGCGCCGCTGGTGGCGACACTCATCCAGGCCGCGGTTTCCCGGACACGCGAATACATGGCGGATGAATCCGGGGCGCACGTCTGCGACGATCCGGAGGCGCTCGCCTCGGCTCTGGCCAAGATTTCAGACCCGTCCGTCCTCCGTCAGCTGGGGCAGCGTTACGAATTGTCGCCGCAGCTCCTTCCCGCGGTCAGCCATCTCTACATCGTCAACCACCTTTCCGGAGATACGCTTTTCAGCCTTTTCTCCACGCATCCTCCGGTGAAGCAGCGCATCGAACGGCTGATGGCGATGGGGCATTCCCATTAA
- a CDS encoding diacylglycerol kinase family protein: MPREKNKAMAQTNETAAPARRILILYNAWSRHRRVKFSDYLSELAKLGAQVEARTITRSFDFKALLADAADFDCLVVAGGDGTVSGAAGALQGTGVPILAYPGGTANLLARNLGMPANPKALAELTLNGKTLQADLGEIEYVRAPRRWRRFTKHGRAAGTFRTYFSIMAGCGFAARLMMQAQPLKSKWGEAAYWLSAMWNFFPRRAKFRMTLDGKTLDVKGIGILIINFEKIQFNLKVVPQSFADDGKFDIVVVKSRSLFGLAPVIWGALRQRLGLSRRDVPEVMETYRATDVEIQSRPPLRLQCDGEVLKKASGFKIHMHPGAAVFVCGNREACQVTESKPQAARISGRNP; encoded by the coding sequence ATGCCCCGGGAGAAAAATAAGGCCATGGCCCAGACGAACGAGACGGCCGCTCCGGCGCGCCGCATCCTCATCCTCTACAACGCGTGGTCACGCCACAGGCGCGTTAAATTTTCGGATTACCTGAGCGAGCTTGCCAAGCTCGGCGCGCAGGTGGAAGCCCGCACCATCACCCGCAGCTTCGATTTCAAAGCCCTGCTCGCGGACGCGGCCGATTTCGACTGCCTGGTCGTGGCGGGCGGGGACGGCACGGTTTCCGGCGCCGCAGGAGCGCTTCAGGGGACGGGAGTTCCCATCCTGGCTTATCCCGGCGGCACCGCCAATCTGCTGGCGCGCAATCTCGGCATGCCGGCCAATCCCAAGGCGCTCGCGGAGCTCACGCTGAACGGCAAGACCCTCCAAGCGGATCTCGGCGAAATCGAGTACGTGCGGGCGCCGAGGCGCTGGCGGCGTTTTACAAAGCACGGCCGGGCGGCGGGAACCTTCCGTACTTATTTTTCCATCATGGCCGGCTGCGGTTTCGCGGCGCGCCTCATGATGCAGGCCCAGCCGCTGAAATCAAAGTGGGGCGAGGCCGCGTACTGGCTCAGCGCGATGTGGAATTTTTTTCCGCGCCGCGCGAAGTTCCGCATGACTCTCGACGGCAAGACCCTCGACGTCAAGGGCATCGGCATCCTCATCATCAACTTCGAAAAAATCCAGTTCAACCTCAAGGTTGTACCGCAATCTTTTGCGGACGACGGCAAATTCGACATCGTCGTCGTTAAATCGCGGAGCCTTTTCGGACTCGCGCCCGTAATTTGGGGCGCGTTGCGCCAGCGCCTGGGACTTTCCCGCAGGGACGTGCCGGAAGTCATGGAGACTTACCGCGCTACGGACGTGGAAATCCAGAGCCGGCCTCCGCTGCGTCTGCAATGCGACGGCGAAGTCCTGAAAAAAGCTTCCGGTTTTAAGATTCACATGCATCCGGGCGCCGCGGTCTTCGTCTGCGGAAACAGGGAAGCGTGTCAGGTGACGGAAAGCAAACCGCAGGCGGCCAGAATCTCAGGGAGGAATCCATGA
- a CDS encoding MEDS domain-containing protein: MKNRFNDFTLETLKKADAGSHLVQIYGNEDYLVEAVAVYAHQALTTGGAVILIATPAHLQLFRQRLEPAADLKRLEASGLFRCLDARQTLARFMKPDGQADYSRFSKIIGSLLEETRAAHPEAKISAYGEMVNLLWQEGNVEGAIWLEECWNALSKSHAFSLFCAYHFADAHQMQGSNLKEICRVHSHYIVGPMMEKAVSFAIQQVLREKSPMLKTVVGTMPRREKTASLIPGYLSMLLWLDENMPQTAAKIKAAALEYLSGKGSEN, from the coding sequence ATGAAAAACAGATTCAATGACTTCACGCTTGAGACGCTGAAAAAAGCCGACGCCGGCAGCCATCTCGTCCAAATCTATGGAAACGAAGACTATCTTGTCGAAGCCGTGGCCGTCTATGCGCACCAGGCGCTGACCACCGGCGGGGCCGTCATCCTCATCGCCACCCCCGCGCACCTGCAGCTTTTCAGGCAGCGGCTCGAACCGGCCGCGGATCTCAAGAGGCTGGAAGCCTCGGGGCTTTTTCGCTGCCTCGACGCCCGGCAAACGCTTGCCCGGTTCATGAAACCGGACGGACAGGCGGATTATTCCCGCTTCAGCAAAATCATCGGCAGCCTCCTGGAAGAAACCCGCGCCGCGCATCCGGAAGCAAAAATCAGCGCTTACGGGGAAATGGTCAACCTGCTCTGGCAGGAGGGCAACGTCGAAGGCGCCATCTGGCTGGAGGAATGCTGGAACGCGCTTTCCAAGAGCCATGCCTTCTCTCTTTTTTGCGCGTACCATTTCGCGGACGCCCATCAGATGCAGGGTTCAAACCTGAAGGAAATCTGCCGGGTCCATTCTCATTACATCGTGGGCCCGATGATGGAAAAAGCCGTGAGCTTTGCCATCCAGCAGGTTCTCCGTGAGAAAAGCCCGATGCTCAAAACGGTCGTGGGCACGATGCCCCGCCGCGAAAAAACCGCTTCCCTGATCCCCGGCTATCTTTCCATGCTGCTGTGGCTTGACGAGAACATGCCGCAAACCGCGGCCAAGATCAAAGCGGCCGCCCTCGAGTATCTTTCCGGAAAAGGAAGCGAGAACTAG
- a CDS encoding HAMP domain-containing sensor histidine kinase, which translates to MKEKSPSFFRPLEYLPYICGCAAILFAWYVLFGRFRHWPDEDIGLPGFSPMKANTALAMMFGGLSLALSAQKNRRLFWIAKISAAICCIVGMLTLAEYILGVDFKVDQALIFDPYPAPGGLFPARMMPFTAFNFFIFGLALIVVDLPAGYWPAQCLNIAVLWIAVVGFMRYFYKIEAIYRIGVLSGMAAESAINMILLCLGFLFVRPKEGVAAVLTASTVGGLTARKLLPSVILMPVVLGWLPLIGVKGQYYTAEFGVMLLVVSIMVIFSIIIFLNAHYLDKLDRERAVAEKELADMNRELNDFAYVVAHDLKAPVTAIQTLTSWIDADYGRQFNPKSQEQVQLILSNAKHMRNMIDGILDYSKAGRSKEQKQLVDLNELVVDVTRLLCPPASIQINVENKLPVLPCEKVRVSQIFQNLLGNAVKFMDKAEGLICVSSSEHNGDYQFEIRDNGPGIPQEVQERAFHIFHTYSSHPDSTGLGLSITKKMVESMGGKIWLRSQPGQGAAFFFTLPRN; encoded by the coding sequence ATGAAGGAAAAGAGTCCCTCTTTTTTCCGGCCCCTGGAATATCTGCCCTATATCTGCGGATGCGCGGCGATCCTGTTCGCGTGGTACGTGCTGTTCGGACGTTTCCGCCACTGGCCCGACGAGGACATCGGGCTTCCCGGCTTCAGTCCGATGAAAGCCAACACCGCGCTCGCGATGATGTTCGGCGGCCTTTCGCTGGCTTTAAGCGCTCAGAAAAACCGCAGGCTGTTCTGGATTGCGAAAATCTCAGCCGCGATCTGCTGCATCGTCGGCATGCTCACGCTCGCGGAATATATCTTAGGCGTGGATTTCAAGGTCGACCAGGCCCTCATCTTCGATCCTTACCCCGCGCCCGGCGGGCTGTTTCCCGCGCGCATGATGCCGTTCACGGCTTTCAATTTTTTCATCTTCGGCCTGGCTCTGATTGTCGTGGACCTGCCGGCGGGCTACTGGCCGGCGCAATGCCTGAACATCGCCGTCCTCTGGATCGCAGTCGTGGGGTTCATGCGCTATTTTTACAAAATCGAAGCCATTTACCGCATCGGCGTCTTGTCGGGCATGGCGGCGGAGTCCGCGATCAACATGATCCTTCTCTGCCTGGGCTTTCTTTTCGTGAGGCCCAAGGAGGGCGTCGCCGCCGTGCTCACGGCCTCCACGGTCGGCGGCTTGACCGCAAGGAAGCTCCTGCCGTCGGTCATCCTCATGCCCGTCGTTCTCGGATGGCTGCCGCTCATCGGCGTCAAAGGCCAGTACTACACCGCGGAATTCGGTGTCATGCTGCTGGTCGTGTCGATCATGGTCATCTTTTCCATCATCATTTTCCTGAACGCGCATTACCTCGACAAGCTCGACCGCGAGCGGGCGGTGGCGGAAAAGGAGCTTGCGGACATGAACCGCGAGCTGAACGATTTTGCGTATGTCGTGGCGCATGACCTCAAGGCGCCGGTGACGGCCATCCAGACGCTCACGTCGTGGATTGACGCGGATTACGGGCGCCAGTTCAATCCGAAAAGCCAGGAGCAGGTGCAGCTTATTCTGTCGAATGCGAAGCACATGCGAAACATGATCGACGGCATCCTGGATTATTCCAAAGCCGGCCGGTCCAAAGAACAGAAGCAGCTCGTGGACCTCAATGAGCTGGTCGTTGACGTCACCCGCCTCCTGTGCCCGCCGGCGTCGATCCAGATCAACGTGGAAAACAAGCTGCCGGTCCTTCCCTGCGAAAAAGTGCGCGTCAGCCAGATTTTCCAGAACCTTTTGGGCAACGCCGTCAAATTCATGGACAAAGCGGAAGGCCTCATCTGCGTTTCCTCGTCGGAGCACAATGGAGACTACCAGTTCGAGATCCGCGACAACGGCCCCGGCATTCCTCAGGAGGTCCAGGAAAGGGCCTTCCACATTTTCCACACGTACAGCAGCCATCCGGACAGCACGGGCCTCGGCCTTTCCATCACGAAGAAAATGGTCGAAAGCATGGGCGGCAAGATCTGGCTGCGTTCCCAACCCGGCCAGGGCGCGGCGTTTTTCTTCACGCTTCCCCGGAATTAA
- a CDS encoding response regulator, whose translation MMETLFKLRVLMIEDSPSHVQMIQHMMERLGYENNLVNFDTGTKALAYLEESLAVGNPLPNLIIVDLRLADGENGLHVLKKIRANACLKDIPIILNSSYADAEDVRAAYEEESTFFIPKNYDTKALAEAIETLKMWGRLK comes from the coding sequence ATGATGGAAACACTTTTCAAACTCCGGGTTCTGATGATCGAGGACAGCCCCTCGCATGTCCAGATGATCCAGCACATGATGGAACGTTTAGGCTACGAAAACAACCTGGTCAATTTCGATACCGGGACAAAAGCCCTCGCTTACCTCGAAGAGTCCCTCGCGGTCGGGAATCCCCTCCCCAACCTGATTATCGTGGACCTCAGGCTTGCCGACGGCGAAAACGGGCTTCATGTCCTGAAAAAAATCCGGGCCAACGCGTGCCTGAAAGACATTCCGATCATCCTGAATTCTTCTTACGCGGACGCCGAAGACGTGCGCGCGGCGTACGAAGAAGAAAGCACGTTCTTCATTCCCAAAAATTACGACACGAAAGCGCTGGCCGAAGCCATCGAGACCCTGAAAATGTGGGGAAGGCTTAAGTAG
- a CDS encoding DUF1634 domain-containing protein, producing MADSREDFELAERRTEERLGLLLRTGVAAAAALVLAGGILYLLHYGGMRSDYANFRGEPEDLRTLSGIMKDAFSGRRRGLIQLGLIVLMATPVCRVAFSVFAFWKQRDTLYTCITLAVLILLACSLFPF from the coding sequence ATGGCGGATTCACGGGAAGATTTTGAACTTGCGGAACGGCGCACGGAAGAGCGGCTGGGCCTGCTTTTAAGGACCGGCGTCGCTGCCGCTGCCGCGCTTGTGCTGGCCGGAGGGATTCTTTACCTCCTGCATTACGGCGGCATGCGTTCCGATTACGCGAATTTCCGCGGCGAGCCCGAAGACCTTCGCACGCTTTCAGGCATCATGAAAGACGCCTTTTCCGGGAGGCGGCGGGGCCTCATCCAGCTGGGCCTCATCGTCCTCATGGCGACGCCCGTCTGCCGCGTGGCCTTTTCCGTCTTTGCGTTCTGGAAACAGCGCGATACCCTCTACACCTGCATTACCCTCGCGGTGCTTATCCTGCTCGCCTGCAGCCTTTTTCCCTTCTGA
- a CDS encoding sulfite exporter TauE/SafE family protein, with protein sequence MTLLQFSALVFTGSLSAGLLGALTGLGGGVVIVPMLTLLFHVDIRYAIGASLVSVIATSSGAAASYVKEGFTNMRIGMFLELATTTGALCGAWLAAQVSTSVIGIIFGFVLLYSALQTAAGRHVPKTPPAPDPLAAKLKLNGSYPSQEGIKKYEVYRVRAGFFLTWVAGILSGLLGIGSGAVKVLAMDRMMRLPFKVSTTTSNFMIGVTAAASAGIYLNRGYIDPGLCMPVMLGVLTGAFWGSRILIKAKARNLRLLFGAVIFFLSIEMIYGGFTGRF encoded by the coding sequence ATGACTCTTCTTCAGTTCTCGGCGCTTGTTTTCACGGGTTCTCTCAGCGCGGGCCTGCTTGGCGCGCTGACGGGGCTCGGCGGGGGTGTTGTCATCGTTCCCATGCTCACGCTGCTTTTCCACGTGGACATCCGGTACGCCATCGGCGCTTCTCTGGTGTCGGTCATCGCCACGTCTTCGGGAGCCGCGGCGTCCTACGTCAAAGAAGGATTCACGAACATGCGCATCGGCATGTTCCTGGAACTGGCCACCACGACCGGCGCGCTTTGCGGCGCCTGGCTTGCCGCGCAGGTGTCGACGTCGGTCATCGGCATCATCTTCGGTTTTGTCCTGCTGTATTCCGCGCTGCAGACGGCAGCCGGGCGGCACGTTCCCAAAACGCCGCCCGCGCCCGACCCGCTGGCCGCAAAATTAAAATTGAACGGCTCCTATCCGTCGCAGGAAGGAATAAAAAAATACGAAGTTTACCGCGTCCGCGCCGGTTTTTTTCTGACCTGGGTCGCGGGCATCCTTTCCGGGCTGCTGGGCATCGGGTCCGGAGCCGTCAAGGTCCTGGCCATGGACAGGATGATGCGGCTGCCTTTCAAAGTCTCCACGACCACAAGCAATTTCATGATCGGCGTGACGGCCGCGGCCAGCGCCGGGATTTATCTCAACCGGGGCTACATCGATCCCGGCCTTTGCATGCCGGTGATGCTGGGCGTGTTGACGGGCGCTTTTTGGGGCAGCCGGATTTTAATCAAAGCCAAGGCGCGCAACCTGCGGCTTCTTTTCGGGGCCGTTATTTTTTTTCTTTCCATCGAGATGATCTATGGCGGATTCACGGGAAGATTTTGA